In one Mucilaginibacter ginsenosidivorax genomic region, the following are encoded:
- a CDS encoding DUF4159 domain-containing protein: MAFSGKFTFTRLSYHSGDWDTDQRMPSNLLNSLLEYTTIPIDQQEKVIPLSSDDIFLYPFCYLSGHKLVQFDTKERANFKKYAENGGFIFVDDCNHDIDGLFAKSFEAQMAALFGPTALKKIPNNHKIYHSFFSFDKGPPTTSFELNGWGDDLVHDYLKAIEINGRIAVLYSSKDYGCEWDYDYRNKRFLAEDNTKFGVNIIMYALNY; the protein is encoded by the coding sequence ATGGCATTCAGCGGAAAGTTTACGTTTACCAGGTTAAGTTACCACTCCGGCGATTGGGACACCGATCAGCGCATGCCATCAAACCTCCTCAATTCGCTGCTGGAGTATACCACTATTCCCATTGATCAGCAGGAAAAAGTGATCCCCTTAAGCAGCGATGATATATTTTTGTACCCATTTTGCTACCTGAGCGGCCATAAGCTTGTTCAGTTTGACACTAAAGAGCGGGCCAACTTTAAAAAGTATGCAGAAAATGGCGGTTTTATTTTTGTGGACGACTGCAACCATGATATAGACGGCCTTTTCGCCAAATCATTCGAAGCGCAAATGGCAGCTTTGTTTGGCCCAACTGCATTGAAAAAAATCCCCAACAACCATAAAATATACCATTCTTTTTTCTCTTTCGATAAAGGCCCCCCTACCACCAGCTTTGAGTTAAATGGCTGGGGAGATGATTTGGTGCACGATTATTTAAAAGCCATAGAAATTAACGGGCGCATAGCTGTATTGTATAGCAGTAAGGATTATGGTTGCGAATGGGACTATGATTACCGGAATAAGCGTTTCCTGGCCGAAGATAATACCAAATTTGGGGTTAATATTATAATGTACGCGCTAAATTATTGA
- a CDS encoding DUF58 domain-containing protein — MLDPKVLMTIKDLPLLAKTVIDGFMNGFNKSKVKGPGLEFSQYRSYQPGDDLRWLDWRMFARSDRYYIRESEVETSISVKFLVDASASMDHDDNGIKKIDYARFLVASLAWLSNLQGDSVGLYVFQDGGLFSLASKPDPQHLQRLFYHLQQVKPNGKFTQPVHYKELFAGDGRKELLVFVTDMYQADGEINKLLDSLTALKHEVVVFHLMGKNELDFDFGGYASLEDLETGDTIEINTQQAADYQQKLKSHLEAIRMQLLGKHIYYRMLSTAQPLDEALRDFLTQRHKSKF; from the coding sequence ATGCTTGATCCCAAAGTATTAATGACCATTAAGGATTTGCCGTTACTGGCGAAAACGGTTATTGATGGCTTTATGAATGGGTTTAACAAAAGCAAGGTGAAGGGGCCCGGGTTGGAGTTTAGCCAGTATCGCAGCTATCAGCCCGGCGATGACCTGCGCTGGCTGGACTGGCGCATGTTTGCCCGCAGCGACCGGTATTATATCCGCGAATCGGAGGTGGAAACCAGTATTTCTGTAAAGTTTTTGGTTGATGCCAGCGCTTCGATGGATCATGATGATAACGGGATAAAAAAGATAGATTATGCCCGTTTCCTGGTGGCATCGTTGGCCTGGCTATCCAATTTGCAGGGCGATTCGGTAGGGTTGTACGTTTTTCAGGATGGCGGTTTGTTTTCGTTAGCATCCAAACCCGATCCGCAACATTTGCAACGGTTATTTTATCACCTGCAACAGGTTAAACCCAACGGTAAGTTTACGCAGCCTGTTCATTACAAAGAGTTGTTTGCCGGCGATGGCCGTAAGGAGCTATTGGTATTTGTTACCGATATGTACCAGGCTGATGGCGAGATAAATAAACTGCTGGATTCACTAACAGCTTTAAAACATGAAGTGGTAGTATTTCACCTGATGGGCAAAAATGAGCTTGACTTTGACTTTGGTGGATATGCTTCATTAGAAGACCTGGAAACCGGGGACACCATCGAAATAAATACCCAACAGGCAGCCGACTACCAGCAAAAGCTGAAAAGCCATTTAGAGGCAATCCGGATGCAATTACTGGGCAAGCACATCTATTACAGGATGCTGAGCACCGCACAGCCATTAGATGAAGCCCTGCGCGATTTTTTAACACAACGACATAAAAGCAAATTTTAA
- a CDS encoding TldD/PmbA family protein has product MKRKDFLYLTGMGISASMLSRIPVFGSPVLPGHDMSPVDVALKKRMADVVLNAARSKGATYTDVRIGRYLNQFVVTRENKVENIVDTQSYGMGIRVIANGCWGFAATDKLDNDSIAKAAELAVAIAKENARIQTDPVQLVPQKGHGEVSWKTPIERNAFEVPMKEKTDLLLSVNDAAMKGGANYVNSILFLVNEQKYFASTDGSYIDQDIHRIWPLFAVTKIDSKTGKFETRQSLSAPRGMGYEYMTPRESDKIKGVTTLYKDRYDMLEDARAAATQADQKLKAKSVEAGKYDLVLDPSHLWLTIHESVGHPTELDRVLGYEANFAGTSFLTLDKWESKKFNFGSKNVNIVADKTQVGSLGAVGYDDEGVEAKKWDIIKDGILVNYQAIRDQAHIIGLKESQGCCYSQSWQDVQFQRMANISLQPGKVPMGVNDMIKNVEKGIYIIGDSSFSIDQQRYNFQFSGQLYYEIKNGKIVGMLNDVAYQSNTQEFWNSCAAVCDANDYRLGGSFFDGKGQPMQASAVSHGSSTALFKGVNVINTARKI; this is encoded by the coding sequence TTGAAAAGAAAAGATTTCCTTTACCTAACCGGAATGGGCATTAGTGCATCCATGCTTAGCAGGATCCCCGTTTTCGGTTCGCCCGTTTTGCCCGGCCATGATATGAGCCCGGTAGACGTGGCCCTTAAAAAACGAATGGCCGACGTGGTTTTAAACGCCGCCCGGTCAAAAGGCGCAACTTATACCGATGTGCGTATAGGCCGCTACCTTAACCAGTTTGTGGTAACCCGCGAAAACAAGGTTGAAAATATAGTTGATACCCAATCGTACGGTATGGGTATCCGCGTTATTGCCAACGGTTGCTGGGGTTTTGCCGCTACAGATAAGCTGGATAATGATAGCATTGCCAAAGCAGCCGAGCTTGCCGTAGCCATCGCCAAAGAAAACGCACGCATCCAAACAGATCCGGTTCAGCTGGTGCCTCAAAAGGGCCATGGCGAAGTAAGCTGGAAAACGCCGATTGAGCGCAACGCGTTTGAAGTTCCGATGAAAGAAAAAACAGATTTACTGCTCTCTGTAAATGATGCAGCCATGAAAGGCGGTGCCAATTATGTAAACTCTATTTTGTTTTTGGTAAACGAGCAAAAATACTTTGCATCAACCGATGGTTCATATATCGACCAGGATATCCACCGCATCTGGCCTTTATTCGCGGTTACTAAAATAGACTCCAAAACCGGTAAATTTGAAACGCGTCAATCCTTAAGCGCACCACGCGGTATGGGTTATGAATATATGACCCCGCGCGAAAGCGATAAGATAAAAGGTGTAACAACCCTTTATAAAGACAGGTACGATATGCTGGAAGATGCCCGTGCGGCAGCTACCCAGGCTGATCAAAAGCTGAAAGCAAAATCTGTTGAAGCAGGCAAATATGATCTGGTTTTAGATCCAAGTCACCTTTGGTTAACCATCCACGAATCTGTTGGCCACCCTACCGAGCTTGACCGCGTATTAGGTTACGAAGCAAACTTTGCCGGTACCAGTTTCCTTACCCTAGATAAATGGGAATCAAAAAAATTCAATTTCGGCAGCAAAAATGTAAACATTGTGGCCGATAAAACCCAGGTTGGTTCGCTTGGCGCCGTTGGTTATGATGACGAAGGTGTTGAGGCCAAAAAGTGGGATATTATTAAAGATGGTATTCTGGTTAACTACCAGGCCATCCGCGACCAGGCCCATATCATTGGGTTGAAAGAATCGCAGGGCTGTTGTTATTCGCAAAGCTGGCAGGATGTGCAGTTCCAGCGTATGGCCAACATATCCTTGCAACCCGGCAAAGTGCCTATGGGCGTAAATGATATGATCAAAAACGTAGAAAAAGGCATTTATATCATTGGCGATAGTTCGTTCTCGATAGATCAGCAGCGGTATAACTTCCAGTTTAGCGGCCAGCTTTATTACGAGATCAAAAATGGCAAAATTGTAGGTATGCTGAATGATGTGGCCTACCAGTCAAACACTCAGGAGTTTTGGAACTCCTGCGCCGCAGTTTGCGATGCCAATGATTATCGCTTAGGCGGATCATTTTTTGATGGTAAAGGCCAGCCTATGCAGGCCAGCGCCGTGTCGCACGGATCGTCTACAGCATTATTTAAAGGAGTTAACGTAATTAATACAGCAAGAAAAATTTAA
- a CDS encoding AAA family ATPase: MELTENNIKALLAKLPALKGEIQKVIVGQDAILDELLVAFLAGGHCLLEGVPGLAKTLIVKTMSQALHLAFRRIQFTPDLMPTDIIGTEILEEDHATGKRFFKFNKGPLFANIILADEINRTPPKTQSALLEAMQEFEVTYGGQTYPLDKPFFILATQNPIEQAGTYPLPEAQLDRFLLLIKIGYPTEQEEFEVLNRTTGTQKADIKAVITAEEIIQAQALVRQVTISEDLVKYVSQVIRSTRPDTTTVGYVKEWVRWGAGPRAGQALILTAKARALLKGRYSVLMEDIHAMAPAVLRHRILMNFKAEAEGITSDKVTAELIRIVERSKAI, from the coding sequence TTGGAACTGACCGAAAATAATATAAAAGCGCTGCTTGCCAAGTTGCCTGCTTTAAAAGGCGAAATTCAGAAGGTAATAGTAGGGCAGGATGCCATATTGGACGAGTTGCTGGTAGCATTTTTAGCCGGAGGCCATTGCCTGTTGGAAGGCGTACCCGGCCTGGCCAAAACACTCATCGTAAAAACCATGTCGCAAGCCCTGCACCTGGCCTTCAGGCGCATCCAGTTTACCCCCGATTTGATGCCTACAGATATCATCGGTACCGAAATACTGGAGGAAGACCATGCTACAGGCAAGCGTTTCTTCAAATTTAATAAAGGCCCGTTGTTCGCCAACATTATCCTGGCCGACGAAATTAACCGTACACCACCCAAAACGCAATCGGCATTACTGGAAGCGATGCAGGAGTTTGAGGTAACCTACGGTGGGCAAACATACCCGTTAGATAAGCCGTTTTTTATCCTGGCAACTCAAAACCCTATAGAGCAAGCCGGAACATACCCATTACCCGAAGCACAATTAGACCGTTTTCTTTTGCTGATAAAAATTGGATATCCAACTGAGCAGGAAGAGTTTGAAGTACTGAACCGTACTACCGGTACCCAAAAAGCCGACATTAAGGCAGTAATAACTGCCGAAGAGATCATTCAGGCCCAGGCACTGGTAAGGCAGGTTACTATAAGCGAAGACCTGGTAAAATACGTGAGCCAGGTAATCCGCTCAACCCGCCCGGATACCACCACGGTTGGCTACGTAAAAGAATGGGTACGCTGGGGTGCGGGCCCGCGGGCAGGGCAGGCGTTAATATTAACAGCCAAAGCACGTGCTTTATTAAAAGGACGTTACTCCGTTTTGATGGAGGATATCCACGCTATGGCCCCGGCCGTTTTAAGGCACAGGATATTGATGAACTTTAAAGCCGAGGCAGAGGGTATTACATCAGATAAAGTAACGGCGGAGTTGATAAGAATAGTGGAAAGAAGTAAAGCTATATAA
- a CDS encoding RDD family protein, with protein MINEYYILRGSQQDGPYTHTQLMDMNIEADDFLLSPLADGLQYAADLPEFQDYFISKGIYLPDERNVANFWWRLLAYIIDYALLFVATTIGTVVILLVKKMLFHNIDDETEDSRYLPTLISVLAWIFYNAVFEATKLQASIGKIACKMIVVDARGQRLDFSKSLARNFGKILSSLLCGVGFLTVLWSPMHQAWHDQLAKTYVVRKS; from the coding sequence ATGATAAACGAATATTATATTTTAAGAGGTAGCCAACAGGATGGCCCTTACACGCATACCCAACTGATGGATATGAACATCGAGGCGGATGATTTCTTATTATCGCCTTTAGCCGATGGATTGCAATACGCCGCCGATTTACCAGAATTTCAGGATTATTTCATTTCCAAAGGCATATACCTGCCTGATGAACGTAATGTTGCCAATTTTTGGTGGCGGCTGCTGGCCTATATTATTGATTACGCACTTTTATTTGTAGCCACTACTATTGGCACTGTTGTGATATTACTTGTTAAAAAGATGCTATTTCATAATATTGATGATGAAACCGAAGATAGCAGGTATTTGCCAACGCTTATAAGCGTACTTGCCTGGATTTTTTATAACGCCGTTTTTGAAGCCACGAAATTGCAGGCAAGCATAGGAAAAATTGCCTGCAAGATGATTGTAGTGGATGCCCGTGGCCAACGGTTAGATTTTAGTAAATCCCTGGCACGGAATTTTGGCAAAATATTATCAAGCCTGTTATGTGGTGTTGGCTTTTTAACAGTTTTGTGGAGCCCTATGCACCAAGCCTGGCATGATCAGCTTGCAAAAACGTATGTAGTCAGAAAATCTTAA
- a CDS encoding RpnC/YadD family protein, with product MRRKDDILWKGILEDVFDDFLCFLNPDAPEIFDFDKGFEFLDKELEQVFPPENNEYSPKVIDKLVKVFTKTGKEEWILVHVEVQGQYQKDFASRMYTYFYRILDKYQKPIVAYAIFTEANTKERPNYFAIDFMGTSLRYTFNTYKIASQSDEALQGSENPFALVVLTAKAALAGKDLKSSRERDELLLNLKLNLTKLLLTKQIAKEKIRVLMNFLRYYIRFENQDINTKFEQQVEILTERSNTMGIEELLLDRAEKKGERKGEKAKAIAIAREMKKDGMPVAQIEKFTGLSVDEIERL from the coding sequence ATGAGAAGAAAAGACGACATCCTTTGGAAAGGGATACTCGAAGATGTTTTTGACGATTTCCTATGTTTTCTTAATCCTGATGCCCCGGAGATTTTCGACTTTGACAAAGGGTTCGAATTCCTGGATAAAGAGCTGGAGCAGGTTTTCCCGCCTGAAAACAATGAGTATTCGCCAAAGGTGATCGATAAGTTGGTTAAGGTTTTTACTAAAACCGGTAAAGAAGAATGGATTTTGGTGCACGTGGAAGTACAGGGCCAGTATCAAAAAGATTTTGCCAGCCGCATGTACACTTATTTTTACCGGATACTGGATAAATATCAAAAACCAATAGTTGCCTACGCCATATTTACCGAAGCCAATACAAAAGAAAGGCCCAATTATTTTGCGATAGACTTTATGGGCACCAGCCTACGTTATACATTCAACACTTATAAAATAGCCAGTCAAAGCGATGAGGCACTACAAGGCAGCGAAAACCCTTTTGCCCTTGTTGTACTTACCGCAAAGGCGGCACTTGCAGGCAAAGATTTGAAAAGCAGCCGGGAGCGTGATGAACTGCTGCTGAACTTAAAGCTTAACCTGACAAAGTTATTGCTGACCAAACAGATAGCAAAAGAAAAGATAAGGGTACTGATGAATTTTTTAAGGTATTACATACGCTTTGAAAATCAGGATATAAACACTAAATTTGAACAACAGGTAGAAATTTTAACAGAAAGGAGCAACACCATGGGCATAGAAGAACTTTTATTAGACAGGGCTGAAAAAAAAGGTGAGAGAAAAGGTGAAAAAGCAAAAGCTATTGCTATTGCCCGTGAAATGAAAAAAGATGGCATGCCTGTTGCCCAGATCGAAAAATTCACCGGGCTTTCGGTTGATGAGATAGAAAGATTATAA
- a CDS encoding BatA domain-containing protein, giving the protein MQFLNPIWLFAIAAISIPVVIHLWNIRPGKTLKVGSIALITAAAQKSSRSFKLNDVLLFILRCLFLLTLAFLLAAPFWQRSQATAQVKGLVLIPKANLKETYENLKFTVDSLSKAGYEFHFFDENFTKFELNKVLNDSLLKDKYEVKNYWNLVAKLNEKLPPTLPVYLLTPNQARYFNGSKPSVSLNLHWQTYTPADSVSTWVENAWFTSNNSIKVIEGNSRPSGTYFTSYVIQSEGDPKSPFMVNVNHGGLVISLKTAPEKSTPIDTGTLRVAIYSDKYSVDEKYLGAALQTIIDFTQRKVVVKKYTDAAQIPTKQDWLFWLSDKPVGTSVLGKAAYVLNYQQGKIEAESSSIKTSSAFALAEREEPTVIYKLVKNESYSGKSIWVDGYGNPVLTREQSPQTTQYHFYSRFNPAWNDLVWSNNFAKLLLKLVLFNPDYEALNSRDLTKINHQQMVPNIIWSAKNTGESKIIVQTDLSRYFWLILVAVFIVERWVAHKNKPVLK; this is encoded by the coding sequence GTGCAGTTTTTAAATCCCATATGGTTGTTTGCCATTGCCGCGATAAGCATCCCGGTAGTAATACACCTATGGAACATCAGGCCGGGCAAAACCCTAAAGGTTGGCAGCATCGCCCTGATAACCGCCGCGGCCCAAAAAAGCAGCCGGAGTTTTAAGCTGAACGATGTGTTGTTATTTATTTTACGATGCCTGTTTTTATTAACGCTTGCTTTTTTATTGGCGGCTCCTTTTTGGCAGCGCAGCCAGGCAACAGCCCAAGTAAAAGGGTTGGTGCTTATCCCTAAAGCCAATCTGAAAGAGACCTATGAAAATTTGAAATTTACTGTAGATTCTTTGTCTAAAGCGGGTTATGAGTTTCATTTTTTTGATGAAAATTTTACGAAGTTCGAACTAAATAAAGTGCTGAATGATAGTTTATTAAAAGATAAGTATGAAGTAAAAAATTACTGGAACCTGGTGGCGAAATTAAACGAAAAGCTACCGCCAACCCTGCCGGTTTATTTACTCACCCCAAACCAGGCAAGGTACTTTAACGGCAGCAAACCATCGGTGTCGCTCAACCTGCATTGGCAAACTTATACCCCCGCCGACTCGGTAAGCACATGGGTTGAAAATGCGTGGTTCACCAGTAATAATTCAATAAAAGTTATCGAGGGCAATAGCCGGCCGTCGGGTACTTATTTTACAAGCTATGTTATCCAATCCGAAGGCGATCCAAAATCGCCGTTCATGGTAAATGTTAACCATGGCGGCCTGGTTATCAGTTTGAAAACGGCTCCGGAAAAAAGTACGCCAATTGATACAGGCACTTTACGGGTAGCTATCTATAGCGATAAATACAGTGTTGATGAAAAGTACTTAGGTGCTGCTTTACAGACTATTATCGATTTTACCCAACGTAAAGTTGTAGTCAAAAAGTATACTGATGCGGCGCAAATACCGACAAAACAGGACTGGTTATTTTGGCTTTCCGACAAACCCGTTGGTACCAGTGTACTGGGTAAAGCAGCCTATGTATTAAACTATCAACAAGGGAAGATCGAGGCGGAATCATCATCAATAAAAACCAGCAGTGCTTTTGCCTTAGCCGAAAGGGAGGAACCCACAGTGATTTATAAACTGGTTAAAAATGAAAGTTATAGTGGTAAATCTATTTGGGTTGATGGTTATGGCAACCCTGTTTTAACGCGGGAGCAAAGCCCACAAACTACACAGTACCACTTTTATTCCCGCTTCAATCCCGCCTGGAATGACCTGGTTTGGAGTAATAATTTTGCAAAGTTATTATTGAAGCTGGTTTTATTTAATCCTGATTATGAGGCGTTAAATAGTCGTGATTTAACTAAAATTAACCACCAGCAAATGGTGCCAAATATAATTTGGTCAGCAAAAAACACTGGTGAAAGTAAAATAATTGTGCAAACAGATCTGTCGCGTTATTTCTGGCTGATACTGGTTGCTGTGTTTATTGTCGAAAGATGGGTTGCTCATAAAAACAAGCCTGTATTAAAATGA
- a CDS encoding TldD/PmbA family protein — MAILTEDECRAILKKALGYSKADECEINFGGSDSGNIRYARNTVSTSGSLSQTSMVISSAFGKKLGVVTTNEYDDASVEKAVRLSEELAQLAPENPEFVSFLGPQTYAPRSKTFVSETAAITPALRTDMVGKSLDTAKENKLIAAGFLQNSAGFSSMMNSHGLFAYNTSTDVNFSVTLRSEDGTGSGYSTKGYNDVSKLDTLAFTKIAAQKATGSKGAKAIEPGKYTVILEPAAGIVLLEQLYGGLDARSADEGRSFLSKPGGKTKLGEKMVDERVNIYSDPSHPDLPTGSWAGDGQPQIKRSWIEKGVVKNFTYSRYWAQKQGIKSIPNPDGIIMEGGNATLEELIKGTEKGILVTRLWYIRPVDPQTLLFTGLTRDGTFYIENGQIKFPIKNLRFNESPVIMLNNLDALGKPERTVSGESGQNALIPPMRIRDFTFTSLSDAV; from the coding sequence ATGGCAATTTTAACAGAAGATGAATGCCGCGCGATATTAAAAAAGGCGCTGGGCTATTCAAAAGCCGATGAATGCGAGATCAACTTTGGCGGATCAGACTCGGGCAACATCAGGTATGCCCGCAATACAGTATCTACCAGTGGTTCGTTAAGCCAAACCAGTATGGTTATTTCATCAGCCTTTGGCAAAAAACTGGGCGTGGTAACCACCAACGAATATGATGATGCCTCGGTTGAAAAAGCCGTTCGCTTATCCGAAGAACTGGCACAACTGGCACCCGAAAACCCGGAGTTTGTATCCTTTTTAGGCCCGCAAACCTACGCACCACGCTCAAAAACTTTTGTATCCGAAACGGCGGCAATTACACCTGCCTTGCGTACAGATATGGTGGGCAAAAGCCTGGACACAGCAAAAGAAAATAAGTTAATAGCAGCAGGCTTTTTGCAAAACAGCGCGGGCTTTAGCTCGATGATGAATTCGCATGGCCTGTTTGCCTACAATACCTCTACAGATGTAAATTTCTCGGTAACCTTACGTTCTGAAGACGGTACAGGCTCGGGATACTCTACCAAGGGTTATAACGATGTGAGTAAACTGGATACATTGGCATTTACCAAAATAGCTGCCCAAAAGGCAACCGGATCGAAAGGCGCCAAAGCTATTGAACCGGGAAAATACACGGTAATTTTAGAGCCCGCCGCCGGTATTGTATTACTTGAACAATTGTATGGCGGCCTTGATGCACGCAGCGCCGATGAAGGCCGCAGCTTTTTAAGCAAACCCGGCGGTAAAACCAAACTTGGCGAAAAAATGGTTGATGAAAGGGTAAACATTTACTCCGATCCATCGCATCCCGATTTGCCAACAGGCAGTTGGGCCGGTGATGGCCAACCCCAGATAAAAAGAAGCTGGATTGAAAAAGGAGTAGTTAAAAACTTCACATACTCGCGTTATTGGGCTCAAAAACAAGGCATTAAATCAATTCCAAATCCCGATGGTATCATTATGGAGGGCGGGAATGCAACTTTAGAAGAATTGATAAAAGGCACCGAAAAAGGGATTTTAGTTACCCGCCTGTGGTATATCCGCCCGGTTGATCCGCAAACATTATTGTTTACCGGCCTTACCCGTGACGGTACATTTTATATTGAAAACGGACAGATCAAATTCCCGATCAAGAATTTGAGGTTTAACGAAAGCCCGGTTATTATGCTTAATAACCTGGATGCTTTAGGTAAACCTGAGCGCACTGTAAGCGGAGAATCAGGCCAAAACGCGTTGATTCCTCCTATGCGAATCCGTGATTTTACCTTTACGTCACTTTCAGACGCGGTGTAG